GCACTTTGAACATCGTCGGCAAAAGGGCAGGGAGCGAACGCGTTCATTGGCCAAAACCGCGCCCAGCGCGGTGTTGACAAGTCGGTGCGTCGCGAAGCCGCGCTGGGCGAGGATTTGCTCGCGCGCGAGCGCGGAAAGGGGCGTGGAATGCTGCTCTGCGGCACGACCAGACCGAATCGCCCTACTCTGACGCGGCGCTCCGCGCCTGCAGCTCTCGGCATCGCGGCTGCCCTCGTCGGCGGTCATGTCGCCCGCGCGGCCGATCTCGACTGGCACCGTCTCGGGAACGAGGCGGCCGAGGTGCTGGCCGACGTGATCCGCATCGACACCCAGAATCCGCCCGGCGGGGAGACGGCGGCGGCGAACGCGCTCGCCCGCAAGCTCGAGGGCGAAGGCATCGAGGCCCAGGTCTTCGAGTCATCGCCGGGCCGCGGCAACCTCCACGCCCGGCTCCCGGGCAACGGCGGCGCGCCGCCCATCATCCTGCTCGCGCATTTGGACGTGGTCCCGGCCGACCCCCGGGGCTGGCGCGTCCCGCCCTTCTCCGGCGCACTGGAGCACGGTTACGTCCATGGGCGCGGCGCGCTCGACGCGAAGGGCGTGGCGGTGGTCGAGCTGATGGCGCTCGTCGCGCTCAAGCGGAGCGGGCAGCCGATCGACCGGGACGTGATCCTGCTCGCCACCGCCGACGAGGAGACGGGCGGCAAGGCCGGCGCGGGCTGGATCGTGCAGCACCGGCCCGAGCTGCTCGGGAACGCTGAGTACCTGCTGACTGAGGGCGATCACATCCACGTCGCCCAGGGCAGGAGAAAGGTGGTTCAGGTCGCCGTGGCGGAGAAGACGCCGTTTTGGGTGAAGGTGATCGCGCGCGGGGAGGGTGGTCACGGCTCGACGCCCCCCGCGCAGACCGCCGTCACGCGGCTCGTCCGGGCGCTCGACAAGGTCCGTCGGTACCGGACCGCCGTGCGGCTCGTGCGGCCGGTGGAGGAATACTTCGCCGCCCTGGCGCCCCTCGAGCGCGAGCCGTTGCGTAGCAAACTCGCCCACTTGAGCGAGGCGCTCGAAGATCCCGCCTTCCTTGCCGAGTTCACCCGCAACCCGCGCCAAAATGCCCTCATCCGGAACACCATGACGCCCACCGTCCTCGAAGGGAGCCCCAAGACCAACGTCATCCCCGAGGAGGCGAGCGCGCAGCTCGACTGCCGACTCCTGCCGGGGGAGCGCCCCACGGAGTTCCTCGCGCTTCTGCGCGAGGTGATCGCCGACGACGCCATCCGGATCGAGACGCTGCTCTCGTTCCCAGCCTCTTCCTCCGACTCGGCCTCCGGGCTGATGGCCGCCATCCGCAAGCTCGCGGCCGGCGACCTGGGCGGGGCGCCGGTCGTTCCGAGCGTGATCACGGGTTTCACGGACAGCCACTACTTCCGGGAGCACGGAATCGCGAGCTATGGTTTCGTACCCTTCGTCCTGAGCGAGGATGACGAGAAGACGGTCCACGGCGTCAACGAGCGCGTCTCGGTCGAGAACCTCCGCGACGGCGTGCAGCGGCTCGTCGCCTTGCTGCGCGCGCTGCCCGCTCGATAGAGCATTTTCCGCGCCCGCGCAGTTGCAATTCCGGCTCCCGCTTGCTCTAAAGGGCCATTTCCGGAGAAGGGTGTGTGCTTCGGGCGGGAGCGGGACTGTCGACAGAGCGAGATTCGGCGCGCGCCGCGGCCGATGCGGCCACCGCAGCACTTACCTCTGCGAGCCTCGAGCGCGCCGATGTGCTGCTCGTCTTCGCGACTACGCCACACGGGCCCGGCTTCACGCGCGTCACCCGCACCGCGGGCGAGGTGTGCGGGACGGCGCAGGTGGTGGGCTGTAGCGCCGCAGGCGTGCTCGCCGGTGAGGAGGAAGTCGAGGGCGGTCCGGCCGTGGCCGTACTCGCGCTCGGCGGCGACTTCGTCGCCCGTCGCTTCTTCGTACCCTTGACGCGCGGGCGAGCCGAGCACGTTGCCGACGACATCCTCGACGCCGTCGGGGAGGGCGGAGGGGGTGACCGCGTCCTCTTTCTCTTCGGGGACACGTACCATCTCGAGCCCGAGCCGCTGTTTCGCGGACTCCGGCAGCGGCTGCCCGGTGTGGTGGTGGTGGGCGGCGGAGCGTCGGAGGACGGGAGCGTCGGTGAGGTGTCCGTCTTCTCGGGCAACGCGGCCTCCTCGGCAGCGGTAGCCGGTGTGGCGCTGGAAGGCTCGCTGCGCGCGACGGTGGGCGTGACGCACGCCCTGCGGCGCGCGAGCCCCGTGTGGCGAGTCACCGCCGCGCGGGGCAACTGGATCCTCGCGTTGGATGGGCGACCCGCTTACGAGGTCTTCGCCTCTGTGGTCCCCTCCCCGCTGCTCGCGCATCCGCGCCGCGCGCTCGCCACCGTGCTCGCCGGCTTGCTGGTCGGCGAGGACGAGTTCGTCGCCCGCCACCTGCTCGCGCTCGACGCCGAGCACGGCGCCCTTGCCGTCGCGGCTCCGGTCGCCGAGGGCCAGCGCGTGTTCTTCGGCGTTCGCGATCCGCTCGGGGCACGCGAGGGTCTGCAACGCCTGCTCGCCGACCAGGCGGCGGCATGGCAGGCGCCGGAAGCCGCGGCCGCACTCTACGTTACCTGCGTCGGCCGGGGGCGCGGCTTCTACGGCGTCCCAGGCCTGGAGAGCGCCTATCTGCGGCAGCACCTCGGCAGGCTTCCGGTTGCGGGGTTCTTCAGCGGGGCGGAGTTCGGGCCGGGCGCGGACGGGACGCAGCTTCATCAGTACACCGGCGTGCTCACCGTGCTGGGCCCCGGCGCATGATAGGTACGGGGGAACAGGGAAGGACCGGGCGCGCGCGGGCGCGCCACTCGAGAAGGAGGACGTGATGGGACGTGTGAAGGAGCAGTCGCGCGGGCGGCTCGCCGTGCTGCAGGACGTCCTGACGGGGGGCGGGAAGGCTCTGGTCGGCCAGGCGCAGAGCCTGGGCGCCGGGGTGCAGCGCCGCATCGTCGAGGTGGGGCGCGGCGTCGAGAGCCAGGTGACCACGCTCATCGCCGGGATCGAGGAGCGGCTCTCCGAGCGCCTGGACGTTCTCCTCGATCGCCTCGCGGTGTCGCTGCGGCGCGATCTAGACCGCGTCCGCGAGCGCGTCCGGGCGGTCGAGAATCGCCTGGCCGACGTGCCGAAGGAGGGAGTGCGCGAGCTGTTGGCTCCCCTGCAGTCGATCGCGAGCGGCGCGGGGGAGCGGGCATCCGCAGCCCTGGCGCGCATCGAAGAGCTCTCGCTCCGCCTCCAGCATGCGGAGCGGCGCGTCGCCGAGCTCACGCGCGAGGCCACGCGCGAGACGCTCGACGCTGGGGAGCTCCTGCAGCGGCTCGAGCGAACCGAGCAGCGTCTCACCGACCTCGGGCGTGAGGTCGGCACCAAGCTCGGCGAGCTGGGCGCGCTCCGCGAGCGTCTTACCAGGATCGAGGGGCGGGTGGTCGAGAGCTCCAAGGATCAGATCGCGCGGGCGGGCGAGGCGACGGGCTTCCGGGACCGCGTGACGCGCCTCGAGGGCCGGCTGAGCGATCTCTCCAAGGAGCAGGTCGCCCGCGCGGTCGAAACGGCGGGCCTCCGCGAGCGGCTCTTCCGCGTGGAGCAGCGCAGCGGGACCTCGGCAGCGGCCGGGGCGTTCGCCGAGCCCGAGCGCGCTCCCGTCTCGGTCGAGGATTAGCTCGCGGTGGAGATCGTCCCTGTTCCTCAGCTCGCCGACAACTATGCCTACCTGCTGGTCGATCCCGAGTCCCGCGAGGCCGCCGTCGTCGATTGCGCCGAGGCGGCGGCCGTGCTCGCCGAGGCGGAAAGCGCGGGCGCGCGGCTCACGGCTGTGCTCGCCACCCACCACCACTTCGACCACGTCGGTGGCAACCCGGACCTCCTGGCCGCCCTCCCTGGTCTTCACGTCTACGGCTCGGCCGACGACGCGCCCCGCATCCCCGGGATCACCCATCGCGTGCGGGACGGCGACCCGGTCCAGGTCGGCGCCTTCCCGGGCCGGGCGATCACGATCCCGGCGCACACCAGCGGCCACGTCGCGTACTACTTCCCGAGCGTGAGCGCCGTGTTCACCGGCGACACGCTCTTCGCGGCGGGCTGCGGCCGCCTCTTCGAGGGTGACGCGGCGCAGATGATGGCGTCGCTCGCCAAGCTCGCCGCGCTTCCCGACGACACGCGCGTCTACTGCGGCCACGAGTACACCGAGAAGAACCTCCGCTTCGCGGCCATGCTCGAGCCGGGAAACCGGGCGCTCGCCGCCAAGCTGGCCGCCGTGCAAGCGCTCCGCCGCGAGGGGAAGTGCACCGTGCCGAGCACGATCGCCGAGGAGAAGGCGACCAATCCGTTCCTGCGCATCGACAGCCCCGAGCTTGCGGCCTCGGTCCGGGCACGGGTTCCCGACCTGCCGCCCGGAGACCGTGTGGCGCTCTTCGCCGCGCTTCGGGCTCTGAAGGACCGCTTCTGATGCCCGACCTGATCCTGAGCCGTATCGCCGACCTTGTGTGCACCATTACCCTCAACCGGCCCGAGAAGCGCAACGCGCTCAGCACCGAGATGATCGAGGCCCTCCACGCTACCCTCGCCCAGGTGGCCGCACGCGAGGACGTCCGCGTCGTGGTGCTGGCGAGCGCCGGGGGTGTCTTCTGCGCGGGCCTCGACCTGCGCGAGCTCGCGGCACAGCGGGAGGCCGGCCGGGTGGAGACGCACCCCCTCCAGGACGCGCTCGAGAACCTCGAGCGCTGCCCGCATCCCACGATTGCCGCCGTCCAGGGCGATGCCATCGCCGGAGGCTGCGAGCTGGCACTGCACTGCGACCTCCGCGTCGCCTCCGACCGCGCCCACTTCGCGATGCCGCTCGCCCGTATCGGCATCGCGGTGCCCGTGACGCTCACCTGGAAGCTCGTCGACACGATCGGTGCGGCGGCGACGAAGGAACTGCTCTTCACCGGCGAGGGCCTCGGCGCCCCGGAGGCGCTCGCGCTCGGGCTCGTGAACCGCGTCGTCCCCCCCGGGAGTCTCGAGGCCGCCGTGGGGGAGCTGGCGCGCCAGATCGCTCACAATGCGCCGCTCTCGGTCCGCGCCATGAAGGCGTTCGTGCAGCGCCTGGCCGAGGAGCGGCGAGCCTACCGGCGGGACGAGCTGGAGGCCCTCTTCCACCGCGTGCAGGGCAGCGCGGACGCGCGCGAGGGCCTGGCCGCACAGCGCGAGCGCCGTTCGCCCGTGTTCCGCGGCGAGTAGGCCCCGAGTCTCAGGCGCCCGACTGGAGCAGCCGGGCGAGCTCCTCCGCTCGGGTGACGGGTGCCGCGCAGGTGAAGTTGCGGCAGACGTATGCCGTCGCCCGCCCGTCCACCGCCGGCCGCTCGCGAGCGGGGGCCGGCAGGTCGGGCTCATCCGGCTGGGTGGCGACCAGCACCCGGTGCGGCCAGTAGGCGCGGGCGACCTCGGCCCACAGGGCATCGGTGTCGGTCGCGCCGCGTCGCCCCACGACCACCACCTCGACCGGTCCCTCGAGGAAGAACTCCAACCCCTGGAGGTACGTCGCGTAGGCGAACGGATTCTCGGCCGCTTCGTCGTGATAGAGGTGGAGGATCTCCTCGGCACGGGCGCGATGGCTGGCCTCCCCGGTCAGGTGATGCAGGCGAAGCAGCACGTGCGCCGCGACCGCGTTGCCGGAGGGTAGGGAGCCGTCGCCCGCCGGCTTGCTGCGCGCGATCAGCTGCTCCTCGTCGTGCGCGACGAAGAAGTAGCCCCCGCCCGCGCCGTCGTGGAAGCGGGCGTCGAGGGCGGCCACCAGCTCCTCCGCCCGCCCGAGGTGCACCCGCTCGCCGGTGGCCTCGTAGAGGTCGAGGAAGGCGCTAGCGAGGAAGGCGTGGTCGTCCAGGTAGGCGCCGTGCTTCGCGCGCCCGCTCACCCACCCGTGGAGCAGCTTCCCCCCGGCCCGCATGCGCGTCCAGACGAACTCCGCGGCCGCGCACGCTGCCCCGAGGAAGCGGGCGGCCCGGAGCACTCGGCCTGCCTCGGCCAGCGTCCCGATCATGAGGCCGTTCCAGCTCGCCAGGATCTTCTCGTCGCGCGCCGGCGCCGCCCGCTGCGCGCGAGCGGCCAGCAGCCGGGCGCGGGCGCGCTCGAGCGATGCCGCCACGTCGGCGGGGCTCCGGCCGAACATCCTCGCGACCTGCTCGACGGTCAGGGTGACGTGCGGAACGCTCCTCCCCTCGAAGTTTCCCTGGTCGGAGATGTCCCAGTAGCGGCAGACCAGGTCGACGTCGTTCGCGTCGACGACTCGGGCCACCTCCGCGGGGGTCCAGACGAAGTATTTCCCCTCCTCGCCCTCGCTGTCGGCGTCGGTCGCGGAGTAGAAGCCGCCTTCAGGGTGCCGCATGTCGCGCAGCACGTAGTCGAGTGTCTCCTCGACGACGCGGCGGAGCCCCGGCTCGCCGGTCACCTGGTAGGCCTCCAGGTACAGACGCGCGAGCTGCGCGTTGTCGTACAGCATCTTCTCGAAATGGGGCACGAGCCAGCGCGCGTCCACCGCGTAGCGGTGGAAGCCGCCCCCAACCTGGTCGTACACACCGCCCCTCGCCATCCGCTCGCAGGTGAGGAGCACCACGTCGAGCAACGCGGGGTTGCCGGTCGCGCGGTGCTGCCGCAGGAAGAGCTGGAAGGCCGACGTGTGCGGGAATTTGGGCGCCCCGCCGAGTCCGCCGTCGGCGCGGTCGGCATGGGCGAGGAGAGCCTCCGCCGCACGGCGCGGGAGGGTCGGGTCGAGGGGACGCCCGGTGGCCTGGGCGTGCTCGAAGCGCGCCAGGCCGGAGACGATCTGCTCGACCGACCTGGCCACGTCGGCCGGGCGCTCCCGGTAGGCCCGCGCCACCGCTTCGAGGACGCGCGGAAAGCCGGGTAGCCCGTGCCGGTCCACGGGCGGGAAGTAGGTGCCACCGTAAAAGGGCTTGCCCTCCGGCGTCAGGAACACGGTCATCGGCCAGCCGCCGCGACCGGTCAGCGCCTGCACGGCCTTCATGTAGACGTCGTCGATGTCGGGCCGCTCCTCGCGATCGACCTTCACGCTGATGAAGAGCTCGTTCATGAGACGCGCGATGTCCGGGTTCGCGAACGACTCGCGCTCCATCACGTGACACCAGTGGCAGGCGGAGTAGCCGACGGAGAGCAGGATCGGCTTGTTCTCCGCGCGGGCCCGCCCGAACGCCTCCTCGCCCCACGCAAACCAGTCGACAGGGTTGTCCGCGTGCTGGAGGAGGTAGGGGCTGGTCTCGCGGGCGAGACGGTTCGGGGGCACCACGCCCGCATGGTGGCAGCGCGCCCGCGGCGGTGCAACGCCCGTCATCGATTGACAGCCGGGCGCCCCCGGCGCTAGCTACGCGCCGATGCGGACGGTGTACGTGGCCGACTACCCCGCCATCCAGCATCGCCACGACAACGGCGATGTCGTCACGGTCCGGTTGAAGCGCCGCAAGGGCGGCTTCCGCACCACCTGCGAGGGATGCAAGACGGAGTTCGTCTACCGCAAACCTGCACCCAGCACCATGCCACACTTCAAATCGCCGCTCCTGCCGCCGATCAAGGGCAACTGGGACAGCGGGGACGACGACCACTGAGGTGCCGACGTCGCTGCGCCGGCCTGCGCCCGTGAATATCCTCCTCAACTTCCATCTCGGGCAGGACGTACGCATCGCCGTGCCCGAGGGGACGCTCGCGACGCTGCGCGAGCGGTTCCCCGCCGTCACCTTCGTCGGCGCCGACGACGCTGAAACTTTGGTCCGGCAGGCGGCCGACGCCGAGGTGTTCTACGGCTTCCAGTTCCCCTCGGAGCTGGTTCCAAAGGCGCCGCGGCTGCGCTGGATCCAGTCGGCGTCGGCAGGCATCGAGGGCAACCTCTCGCCACCGGTCGTGGAGCGCGGGATCCTCCTCACCAACGGCGCGGGGATCGCATCGACGGGGATCGCCGAGCACGTGCTCGGCGTCATGCTGGCGTTCTGCCGTAATCTCCACGTCGCCGGCCGGCTGCAGCGCGAGGGGCGCTGGAACCGCCCCGCGGTCATGGCCGGCAGCGGCATCCCGATCCGCGAGTTCCGAGGGAGCGGCGTGGCCGTGCTGGGCCTCGGGCCGATCGGCGCAGCGGTCGCAGCCGACTCGGCGGCTCTGGGAGCCACTGTCCGGGGCCTACGACGCCACCCGCCTGCGCAGGCACCCCCGCCCTACGAGGCGGTGGTCGGGCCGGAGGGGCTCCCGGATCTCCTGGGTTGGGCGCACTTCGTGGTGCTCGCGGTGCCGCACACGCCCGAGACCGAGGGCATGATCGGCGAGCGGGAGCTCGGGCTCATGCGCCGCGACGCCGTGCTCGTGAACGTCGCCCGAGGATCGGTCGTCGACGAGGCGGCGCTCCTCGACGCGCTCCGCCGCGGGTTGATCGCCGGCGCGGGACTCGACGTCTTCGCGGAGGAACCCCTCGCAGCGTCGAGCCCTCTCTGGGCCCTACCGAACGTCATCCTCACCCCGCACGTCGCGGGGGCGACGCCCCGCTACCTCGAACGGGCTCTCGAGCTCTTCATCGAGAACCTCGGGCGCTATCTGGAGGGACAGCCGCTCCGGAACCTCGTCGACCACGCGCTCGGTTATCCCAGAACCAGTGATTCCGTCTAGTTGGGAGCGGGTAGCATTCGCTGTCGGGCCTGCGTGATTGACAGGCCCGCTGGTCCTCCGGCAATACGGCGGCAATTGGAAGCGACATACGCCTAATCCCCGCAGGGGAGCGGAGGACCCAGCGCCTGGGGTCAATCCGGGGCCACCTAGGTGGGCCCGGACGGGCTAGCTCTTTGAGCCCGAACCCGTCAGCTAACTTCGCCGGCGTTCAAGGAGCGGGATCATGCAGACTGTGCCCCGTGGGGCCGGGGGAGCAATCCCCCGGCACCCTTTTCATGCGCGAACGAGTGCGTCCTGGCTCTTCGCGGTGGCCGTCGCGTCGCTGATCGTCTGGGTGTGCCCCGCCCGCGCGGACATGGTTCCGGGCGAGCCCGTCGTCGGACACGCTTCGTGGTACGGAGGGGAGTTCGCGCGCCGTCCGACCGCGAGCGGCGAGCTCTTCGACCCATTCAAGCTGACCGGCGCCCACCGCACGCTCCCGCTCGGGAGCAAGGTCAAGGTCACGAACCTGCTCAACGGTCGCTCCGTGATGGTCACGATCAACGACCGCGGACCCTACAAGCGGCGCCGCGAGATCGACCTGTCCTACAGGGCGGCGAGCGTCCTCGGCATCGTGCGTCGGGGCGTCGCGCGCGTGCGCATCGAGCTGGTCGACTCCTGACGAGGGGTGCCCCGGGCGTCCGAGCACGTGGACACGCTCGCCCGCCCCCTCGAGCCGGGCACGCCAGCCCCTCGGTGACCGAGCCGACCCCCGCCTGTCGCTCAGTGAGCCCCGGCATGGAGGCGGCCGAGTAGCCCCGGAAGGTGCGGGGCGCAAAGGTTCGCTCCGCGCCGCCGGACGGAGCGCGCAGAGTTACGCGGAGTGGCGCAGCCCGACGGGGCGTCCCGTGATGGAGTGTCGGCGGCCGTTCACACGACGGAACGGGAAGCGCACGACCTTCGCCGAGGACGGCACCGGGGCACGCTGCGCGTCGCGCCATCGCCTGAGGCCCCCGCCGAGGTACGCAGCGTCCAGGCCGAGGGCCTGGCAGATGCTCTCGAAGCTGAACGGCCACTCCGTAGCGGGCGCCGCGAACCACTCTTCTGCCTCGGCGAACAAACGCTGCCCGCGGCGCGTGGAAGAGGTCACGTACTTCTGAAAGGTGCCGACTGCATCCTCGAGCACGGCCAGCATGAGCCGCTTCTCGGGCTGCAGTGACGCGTCGAGCTGGAAGCGACCGAAGAACTGTGATGGAAGGATGGTCTCGGGCTCCAGCCCCGGACCACCGGCCGGTTCGTCGAGCCTTCTCGCTGCCTGCGTTTGCATGCGTGCTCCTCCTCCCCCCGGGGGTACCAGCAGCATGCAGCGTGCCATGCTCCCCAGCCGCGCAGAGCCACGATCGGGCGGAGAAAACGCTCCCCGTCGCATGAAACGGCGTAACAAAACGTGACCACACGCCGTAGCGAAGCGCGACAGCGACGTGGCGCCTCGGCTACGACGGGCTCGGACCTGACGGGGGTGAGGTGGCGTCGAGCTGGCGGTCGATGAGCCGCCGGGTCCGCCTGAGTGCTCGGCTGACACGAGGCGTCTCATTGGCGGGAAGCTCGTCGGCCAGGAGCCGCGCAAGGGCCCGGTTCATCCGTCGTGCCAGGGCGAGCACCTCCGCCACCGCCGCGCGCTCCCGGCGGCGGCCGGCCTTCTCCTCGCGGAAGCGCCGCACCGACAGCACCCCGAGCTGCAGGCGGCGCCAGAGCGCGAGCGCCGCCAGGGGATCCTCTTGGCGGGCGACCCCCATGAGCAGCTCGCGCGACACCGCCCCCCCGTCACGCTCGAGGTCAGCCTTCACGGCGTCCGGCAGGCGGGTGATCGCCAGAATGTTCGACACGTAGGGCCGGCTCTTGCCGAGCAACTCCGCCACCTCGCGGTGGCTGTAGCCGTGCCGTGCGATGAGGGCCGCCAGGCCCTCGGCTTCCTCGAGCGGCGAGAGGTCCTCGCGCTGCAGGTTCTCGATGAGGGCGAGCTCGAGCGGGTCCTCGACCTCGCGCACGAGCGCGGGTAGCCGGTCGACGCCGGCGAGCTGCGCCGCCCGGAAGCGCCGCTCGCCGGCCACCAGCTCGAAGCCCGCCGCGACCGGCCGCACCACGATCGGCTGCAGGAGCCCGTGCGCCTTGATCGACGCCGCCAACTCGCCGAGCTTCTCGTCGTCGAAGTGCTTGCGCGGCTGGTCGGGGTTCGGGTGCACGTCCCGGAGCCGCACGAGGGTCAGGACGGTGCGCTGCCGACGCTGGAGCGAGCCCGCTACCGCGAGCCGCCGTACCGGTGCCTTCTCGCCCTCCTGCTCCCCGGCTCCCGCCTCAGGCATGGTCCACCACATGACGCACCTCCGCCCTCCCCCCACCACCATCTCGACTAACGGAAAGTAGACCCGCAGGCGCGCCTCCGGAGCACCCATCACGGAGCGCGAAGAGCGTCGGACGGGAACGGGGCTCGACCGGCCGGAGGCCGTGGACTCTCCGGCCGGCGCGCCGGGCGATCAGAGCGAGGGAACCTTCCCGTACAAGAGGATCGCGATCACGAACGCGTACAACGCGAGAGCCTCCATGAGGGCAAGCCCGACGATCAGCGGCGTGAAGATGCGATCTGCGGAGTTCGGGTTCCGCCCGATCGACTCCATGGCTGCCGCGGTCGCCCGGCCCTGGCCCAGCCCGGCCCCGAAGGCCGCGATGCCTAGTCCGAGCCCGCCCGCGAGTGCGACAAGGCCCCTCCACCATGACGCTCCGCCCCCTTCCCCTGTCACCTCCGCCAGAGCGGGGTTCGCCGCCAGGAAGATCCCGACGGCGACCAGTGTTCCACCGATTCGCTTCATTCAGTTTCCCTCTTCTGAACCGCCGGCTCTCCCTTCCTCTCCTCTTATCCTCTTCCGCTCCCGCCGGGATGGCGGCCCAACCTGAACTCAGTGCTCGTGACTCACGGCCAGCGCTATGTAGATCGCGCTCAGCATGGTGAAAATGAAGGCCTGCACCACGGCGACGAATGCCCCGAGGAAGTAGAATGCGACGGGGATCCCGATCTTCGTGAGGCCGGTGAAGATCTCCACCACCTCGTGGTCCGCCACCATGTTGGCGAACAGGCGGATGCCGAGCGACACGGGTCTGAACACGTGGGTGAACAGCTCGACGACCAGCATGAGGGGGTACAGGAGAACGACGGAGCCGAGGAACTGCTTCACGTAGTGGAGCCCGTGCTCGCGCGCACCTGCAAAGTGGTACGCGATGAACGAAACGATGCCCAGGCCGAACGTGATGTTGAAGTCGGACGTGGGAGGCGAGAAGCCCGGGACGAGCCCGATCAGGTTGCACGCCAGGATGAAGACGAAGAAGCTGGCGAGCAGCGGCACGTAGCGCTCGGCGCCATGGCCGATGACGCTCTCGGCAAGCCCCGAGATCCCCTCGACGACCGCCTCCGCCAGGTTGCGTGTCGTGATGCCGTCCTCGGGATCGAGAGCGGCTTCCGTCGCGCCGAGCTTGCGGCTCACGCGTACGGCGAACACGACCAGAAGTGCGGCGACGAGCCCTCCCGTCGCGATCTTCTCGGGAAGCCCGAGGGCCCCGATCCAGGTGAACGGCTCGTGTTCCATCAACTTCCCCGCACCCGCATCGCCTCCCACACCGCCGCCGCGGGAAAGCAGGTGAGGCCAACTGCGAAACCGATCGGATCCGGACGGTGCTCTCGCCCCGAGGCGAAGGCCCACCAGCCAAGCCCCAGGAAGGCCAGAAGTTTAGCAAAGAGAAGAGCAATAGCAAGGCGCGGGCCGGCCCTCTGCAAGAGGGCACGGAGCCCGACGGAGTAGAGGAGGACGGAGAGCCCCATGATGCCGCCACCCACGACCACACCGCCCACGCCGGGGCGACCGGCCGCGCCGGAGGCGCTCGCCGCCAGAGCGACGAGCGTCCAGTGACGCACCTGCAGCCGGCTAAGGCTCGGGCTCGTGGTCCCTCCGCTCGAGCTGTCTGAGCGCCTGGATGAGCCAGATGAGTCCGCCGACCAGGCCGAGCACGGTACACGTGAGAAGCGCCCACGGCGCAGAGCCGAACCAGCGATCGATCACCCAGCCCAACAGCGCGCCTCCGGCGATCGTGCCCGAGAAGTTGATGCCGAGGGCCGTGTACCACCCGGCTCGTACGAATGGATTGGACTGCGCCACTCAGTCAGGAGCCTGTCGGGGTAAGCAGGGTGAGCGACGCGAACGAACCGGGGAGCGGGAGCGGCTGGCGCAGCGACGATCGACGACGCGCAGCGCGCCGGGCCTAGAGGCCGCCAAGGACTTTCCTTGCCGCGCGGACGAGCCGATCGATGTCGCTCTCGGTGTGTGCCAGCGAGACGAACATCGCCTCGAACTGCGACGGCGGCAGGTAGATGCCCTCGTCCAGCATGGCGTGGAAGAAACGGGCGAAGCGGGCGGTGTCCGCGCGACGTGCGCCGTCGTAATCGGACACCCGCTCGACCCCGAGGAACAGGGTCAGCATCGAGCCGACCCGATTGACGCACGCGGCGACGCCGGCGGCGCGCGCCGCCTCCACGAGCCCCCGCTCGGCCAGGGCTCCGAGCTCCTCGAGGCGCTCGTAGGCCGAGCCCATCTCGCGTACCTTGGTGAGCATCTCGAGTCCGGCCGCGACGCTGAGCGGGTTTCCCGACAGGGTGCCCGCCTGATACACGGGGCCGGTCGGCGCGAGACGCCCCATCAGGTCTCGCCGGCCCCCGAAGGCGGCGAGCGGTAGCCCGCCGCCGATTATCTTGCCGAGGCAGCTGAGATCCGGGGCGACCCCGTACCTACCTTCCGCCCCGCTCCACCCGACCCTGAAGCCGGTGATGACCTCGTCGAACACGAGGAGGGCGCCCGCCCGCGACGTCTCCTCGCGCAATGCCTCGAGGAACCCAGGCGCGGGGGGAACCACACCCATGTTGCCCGCCACCGGCTCGACGATCACGGCGGCGATTTCCG
This genomic window from Deltaproteobacteria bacterium contains:
- a CDS encoding M20/M25/M40 family metallo-hydrolase encodes the protein MRREAALGEDLLARERGKGRGMLLCGTTRPNRPTLTRRSAPAALGIAAALVGGHVARAADLDWHRLGNEAAEVLADVIRIDTQNPPGGETAAANALARKLEGEGIEAQVFESSPGRGNLHARLPGNGGAPPIILLAHLDVVPADPRGWRVPPFSGALEHGYVHGRGALDAKGVAVVELMALVALKRSGQPIDRDVILLATADEETGGKAGAGWIVQHRPELLGNAEYLLTEGDHIHVAQGRRKVVQVAVAEKTPFWVKVIARGEGGHGSTPPAQTAVTRLVRALDKVRRYRTAVRLVRPVEEYFAALAPLEREPLRSKLAHLSEALEDPAFLAEFTRNPRQNALIRNTMTPTVLEGSPKTNVIPEEASAQLDCRLLPGERPTEFLALLREVIADDAIRIETLLSFPASSSDSASGLMAAIRKLAAGDLGGAPVVPSVITGFTDSHYFREHGIASYGFVPFVLSEDDEKTVHGVNERVSVENLRDGVQRLVALLRALPAR
- the gloB gene encoding hydroxyacylglutathione hydrolase, coding for MEIVPVPQLADNYAYLLVDPESREAAVVDCAEAAAVLAEAESAGARLTAVLATHHHFDHVGGNPDLLAALPGLHVYGSADDAPRIPGITHRVRDGDPVQVGAFPGRAITIPAHTSGHVAYYFPSVSAVFTGDTLFAAGCGRLFEGDAAQMMASLAKLAALPDDTRVYCGHEYTEKNLRFAAMLEPGNRALAAKLAAVQALRREGKCTVPSTIAEEKATNPFLRIDSPELAASVRARVPDLPPGDRVALFAALRALKDRF
- a CDS encoding enoyl-CoA hydratase/isomerase family protein, with the protein product MPDLILSRIADLVCTITLNRPEKRNALSTEMIEALHATLAQVAAREDVRVVVLASAGGVFCAGLDLRELAAQREAGRVETHPLQDALENLERCPHPTIAAVQGDAIAGGCELALHCDLRVASDRAHFAMPLARIGIAVPVTLTWKLVDTIGAAATKELLFTGEGLGAPEALALGLVNRVVPPGSLEAAVGELARQIAHNAPLSVRAMKAFVQRLAEERRAYRRDELEALFHRVQGSADAREGLAAQRERRSPVFRGE
- a CDS encoding thioredoxin domain-containing protein — its product is MTGVAPPRARCHHAGVVPPNRLARETSPYLLQHADNPVDWFAWGEEAFGRARAENKPILLSVGYSACHWCHVMERESFANPDIARLMNELFISVKVDREERPDIDDVYMKAVQALTGRGGWPMTVFLTPEGKPFYGGTYFPPVDRHGLPGFPRVLEAVARAYRERPADVARSVEQIVSGLARFEHAQATGRPLDPTLPRRAAEALLAHADRADGGLGGAPKFPHTSAFQLFLRQHRATGNPALLDVVLLTCERMARGGVYDQVGGGFHRYAVDARWLVPHFEKMLYDNAQLARLYLEAYQVTGEPGLRRVVEETLDYVLRDMRHPEGGFYSATDADSEGEEGKYFVWTPAEVARVVDANDVDLVCRYWDISDQGNFEGRSVPHVTLTVEQVARMFGRSPADVAASLERARARLLAARAQRAAPARDEKILASWNGLMIGTLAEAGRVLRAARFLGAACAAAEFVWTRMRAGGKLLHGWVSGRAKHGAYLDDHAFLASAFLDLYEATGERVHLGRAEELVAALDARFHDGAGGGYFFVAHDEEQLIARSKPAGDGSLPSGNAVAAHVLLRLHHLTGEASHRARAEEILHLYHDEAAENPFAYATYLQGLEFFLEGPVEVVVVGRRGATDTDALWAEVARAYWPHRVLVATQPDEPDLPAPARERPAVDGRATAYVCRNFTCAAPVTRAEELARLLQSGA
- a CDS encoding D-2-hydroxyacid dehydrogenase yields the protein MHPAPCHTSNRRSCRRSRATGTAGTTTTEVPTSLRRPAPVNILLNFHLGQDVRIAVPEGTLATLRERFPAVTFVGADDAETLVRQAADAEVFYGFQFPSELVPKAPRLRWIQSASAGIEGNLSPPVVERGILLTNGAGIASTGIAEHVLGVMLAFCRNLHVAGRLQREGRWNRPAVMAGSGIPIREFRGSGVAVLGLGPIGAAVAADSAALGATVRGLRRHPPAQAPPPYEAVVGPEGLPDLLGWAHFVVLAVPHTPETEGMIGERELGLMRRDAVLVNVARGSVVDEAALLDALRRGLIAGAGLDVFAEEPLAASSPLWALPNVILTPHVAGATPRYLERALELFIENLGRYLEGQPLRNLVDHALGYPRTSDSV